The Alphaproteobacteria bacterium 33-17 genome window below encodes:
- a CDS encoding type II 3-dehydroquinate dehydratase, translating to MQKVMIINGPNLNLLGQRDPEIYGYDTLFDIEEQCKDFADKNNMAIDFRQSNSEGEIIDWIHEARNFNAVIINAAAYSHTSIAIMDALEILTIPVIEVHMSNIYKRESFRYNSYVSKVASGVISGFGAYGYIMALNSALELTE from the coding sequence ATGCAAAAAGTAATGATAATTAATGGCCCCAATTTAAATTTACTTGGTCAGCGTGACCCAGAGATTTACGGCTATGACACACTATTTGATATTGAAGAGCAGTGTAAAGACTTTGCCGATAAAAACAATATGGCAATCGACTTTAGACAGTCTAATAGTGAAGGTGAAATAATTGACTGGATTCATGAAGCACGTAATTTTAATGCTGTTATAATAAATGCAGCCGCATATTCGCATACTTCTATTGCTATTATGGATGCACTTGAGATACTTACTATCCCCGTTATTGAAGTTCATATGTCAAATATTTATAAGCGCGAAAGTTTTAGATATAACTCTTATGTTTCCAAGGTTGCTAGCGGGGTAATATCAGGCTTTGGTGCATATGGTTATATTATGGCGCTTAATAGCGCACTTGAACTTACGGAGTAA
- a CDS encoding GNAT family N-acetyltransferase, translating to MNNYIIRKADKTDSNLILTFIRELAEYEQMLDKVTAKIEDIEKTLFSNNPKAEVLILEADNKPAGFALFFHNYSTFLCKYGIYIEDIYVREEFRGRGFGKAFFKHICKIAVERDCGRVEWWCLDWNKPSIDFYLKLGAEPMQDWTVYRLNKEEIEKIANN from the coding sequence ATGAATAATTATATTATAAGAAAAGCAGACAAAACTGATAGCAATTTAATTCTTACATTTATTAGAGAGCTTGCTGAATACGAGCAAATGCTTGATAAAGTTACTGCTAAGATAGAAGATATCGAAAAAACATTATTTAGCAACAACCCAAAAGCTGAAGTGTTAATATTAGAAGCAGATAACAAACCTGCTGGGTTTGCACTGTTTTTCCATAATTACTCTACATTTTTATGCAAATACGGTATTTATATTGAAGATATTTATGTTAGGGAAGAGTTTAGAGGACGCGGTTTTGGTAAAGCATTTTTCAAGCATATTTGTAAAATTGCGGTCGAGCGTGACTGCGGGCGTGTTGAATGGTGGTGCCTGGACTGGAACAAACCTTCTATAGATTTTTATTTAAAACTCGGTGCAGAACCTATGCAAGACTGGACAGTATATAGGTTAAATAAAGAAGAAATAGAAAAAATTGCTAATAACTAA
- a CDS encoding phosphohydrolase translates to MVDTVWGKEKITSPLIEELIKTKPVQRLKYIDQSGPLVYFGLAPKFSRYEHSIGVLLLLQKAKAPIAEQVAGLLHDVSHTAFSHLGDHLFYKDNEEKSYQDLIHLQFLQKYHVDEVTGKYDIGISKLDPDLHEYTALERPQPDLCADRIQYIVHTGVIFNKINKIDANQIIQDLHFENGTWYFTDKLLAKKFAVLSLEFTEELWSSPWNFVFYEYFSKILKRTFAAKQITADDIKYGVDQEVLDKLYKIKDPKIHKALAHLPNIHQIFKVVEYGNGEFNTTPKFRGVDPWVLKKGKYRRLTEIDKEYKNLFEMTKAWCKKGYGVRLLKEYALVF, encoded by the coding sequence ATTGTTGATACCGTCTGGGGTAAGGAAAAAATTACAAGCCCATTAATTGAGGAGCTTATAAAAACTAAGCCTGTTCAAAGACTTAAATATATTGATCAGTCGGGTCCTCTTGTCTATTTTGGCCTGGCTCCCAAATTCAGCCGTTATGAACATAGCATTGGGGTTTTACTATTGCTTCAAAAAGCAAAGGCTCCTATAGCTGAGCAAGTTGCGGGGCTACTTCATGATGTTTCGCATACAGCTTTTTCTCATTTAGGTGACCATTTATTTTACAAAGATAATGAAGAAAAATCGTATCAGGACTTAATTCACCTACAGTTTTTACAAAAGTATCATGTTGACGAAGTAACTGGCAAATATGACATCGGCATTTCAAAACTTGACCCTGATTTACATGAATATACTGCCCTAGAGCGCCCGCAGCCTGATTTATGCGCTGACCGCATACAATATATTGTTCATACTGGCGTAATTTTCAATAAAATTAATAAGATAGATGCTAATCAAATTATACAGGATTTACATTTTGAAAATGGCACATGGTATTTTACCGATAAGTTACTTGCCAAAAAATTTGCTGTATTATCGCTAGAATTTACTGAAGAATTATGGAGCAGCCCATGGAATTTTGTTTTCTATGAGTATTTTAGTAAAATTTTAAAGCGCACGTTTGCAGCCAAGCAAATTACTGCTGATGATATAAAATATGGCGTAGACCAGGAAGTACTGGATAAACTTTATAAAATTAAAGATCCTAAAATACATAAGGCTTTAGCGCATTTACCTAATATTCATCAAATATTTAAAGTTGTAGAATATGGAAATGGGGAATTTAATACAACACCAAAATTTAGAGGTGTAGACCCTTGGGTGCTAAAAAAAGGAAAATACCGCAGGCTAACTGAAATTGACAAAGAATATAAAAACCTTTTTGAAATGACCAAAGCCTGGTGCAAAAAAGGCTATGGCGTAAGGCTTCTGAAAGAATATGCACTTGTTTTTTAA